One genomic window of Daphnia pulex isolate KAP4 chromosome 10, ASM2113471v1 includes the following:
- the LOC124205877 gene encoding uncharacterized protein LOC124205877, whose protein sequence is MYYLRYFLSLAVVLQLAITAPTPTNFLQPFETYFSSLPPVQRSITSENLRSATGNSDVNKVRSIQNRGGPFNKNRNYFEDFKIPDDFGNNFPEYSETPQSGKGSGDSKTSQGERVHQKNEYYSYSFSTPVEDVSGDDVIAVVNVKHSPKVYFYQVAEAGPRHLKVMYFTGFPTNRQRGTRTSAKTN, encoded by the exons ATGTATTATCTCAGG TATTTTCTGAGTTTGGCCGTCGTGCTCCAGCTTGCAATCACGGCTCCTACACCAACAAATTTCCTGCAGCCCTTCGAGACTTATTTCAGCAGCCTCCCTCCGGTACAGCGGAGTATTACCAGCGAAAATTTACGCTCGGCCACTGGCAATTCCGATGTCAATAAAGTTCGCAGCATCCAAAATCGCGGCGGTCCCTTCAACAAGAATCGCAACTACTTTGAAGATTTCAAAATTCCCGACGACTTTGGAAATAATTTCCCTGAATACTCGGAAACCCCTCAAAGTGGCAAGGGAAGTGGCGACTCTAAAACTTCCCAGGGTGAAAGGGTTCACCAGAAAAACGAATATTACAGCTACTCTTTTAG CACCCCCGTAGAAGACGTCTCCGGAGATGATGTTATTGCGGTAGTTAATGTCAAACACTCACCGAAAGTTTATTTCTACCAG GTTGCCGAAGCCGGTCCCCGTCATCTCAAAGTAATGTATTTCACTGGATTCCCGACGAACAGACAGCGTGGAACGAGAACTTCTGCAAAAACGAACTAA